GTGATTTACTTAGGtgattgttttcctgcattGTATCAGTGGGTGTTGTGAAAGAGAAGGTGAAAAGACTAATACTGTCTCCCTCCTTAAATTAGTGTGTTTGGCCAGTTGCAGAGCCCCAGAGCTTCTCTGTGAAAGGGATGAattgtattttcaaagcagaattGTAAGTGCATCTGACTTAAATGTAAAGGTTTCTAAGCAAAATAAGATTACCCTGAGTAAAGACTTCAGTCCTGCTCCTGacattctttcatttaattGCCTGCTTAACTGATACTTTCCACTGTTCACTAGGAAGGGttcaaatgacaaaaacaatGCTATGTGCTCCAGAtaaagagaataataataaatactctGAATAAAGCTATATAAATCCTTGTGTTTTATACAAAATTGAGAATGAAGATTATTGAATAACGTGGGagttttttttcaatatataaaattaaaagctaGTGACAATAGCTAGGAATAAAAGTTCAGTAGTCCTCATGGTGAAAAATCACTAATACCATTCCCTGAGGACTCTTTTGAGGTACTTTGTGTAGTCATCGGATATGACTACATATATGGTATGAAGAGGTGGTATAAAATAGGAATGACTTTTTACCCTTGATAAAAATTATGCAGATAATCCCCATTTGAAGCTGACTACAAAAGATGTTAATAATTCAGTGTTAAAACACGGTTCTGAGCAACAAAGCAGCATATTTCCTGTTCTGACACTCTTCCCTCTACTTGAGAATGTGGAAAGAATGGCCCTCACTCAGTGAGGGTTTACTTTactcaggaaataaaattaccaatactttttttttttttaataaaatacacataaCATCATTGTGGTAGCCAGGAAtatgaatgttttgaaaaacatttgaataaaCTTTTTTGAAACTAAGTATATTAAAACAGTACTTTACAAACTTCAGCTTGCAAAGTTTAGTATCAGGCAAACAAGGAGAGGAGGATCTCTGTATCatcctttcttgctttttaagttCATTTCAACTCCTTATCAGGGTAGAACACAGGGTGAACCTTTGGGTAAGCTGAGCAGAgtcatttcattaaatattatttcattgaatttttattcttttgagaaattatttttttcctaaattcagAATTGGTCTGTCCTTATATTTATCTTACTGTATCACTAAGCCTGCTAACTGTTTTGGTAGTGCTAACATCTTTCCCTGCCCCAGAAGTTCTGTCTCATCTACTTCTGTCCTCATGCAGTGCTCAGGTTACACAGATGTTTCATTCTTTCTTAAGGACTGTTCCGAGTTTACGAAAAAGAGCTTATTTCCAGAAATAGATTCTTCTATTGAGAATGCCTTTTTCCAGCAGTAGGAAGATCAGTTTCTATGCTTCGGGCTTCGCTGCACACTGGAAGAACAAGCTCAGTACTATGTCCTTACTTTTGCAATTGATACAGCTTTTTAGATAAGTTTAATTgctgacaaaataatttttagctTAGGTGGCTTTCACGTTAGCACACTAGAAGGATGTTCTTTCAGTCTTGGCTTCTAGTAAAATTGTCACTTGTACTGATGTGATAAAAATGATTACTCAAAACCTATAAGTATAAAAGTTCggtaaaatagtaaaaatgcGGGGCTTATGCAAATTTGGTGGCTGAATAGACACAGTGGTAAAAAGGCGCTTTGAAATTTGTAAAACTTAAATAATTTGAAGTTactaaatgattttaaaatgtctttgccTTTTTGTACAGACCTCCCAGATATAAATGATAAACAGAGTCAAGCCATAAATGACCTCCTGGAAGCAATCTATCCAAGGGTAGACAAGCAAgaatatataattaaattagAACCTATAGAAACTAATCAGAATGCTGTATTTCAATATGTATCAAGGACTGATAGCCCAGAAGAGAACACAGAAAGTAGTAGTACCCCTGATCAAACTCCAGTACAGACACAGGAACCCAGCACTGAGCAACCCAAGACTgtttcagctccagctccagtTGGGGAGACTGTAGAATTACCTCCTGCTGATCCTGTTACAAACAAGGTGATAACTACTCCTGAAGAACAGCCTCCAGCGGTAACTCCTGAGTTGGACTCTTTGGATAATTCTGATTTTGGCCACCAGTTGATTTGTTGCCTTTGTAGAAAAGAATTTCATTCCAGACGCAGTGTACGCCGGCACATTAGAAAagtacacaaaaaaaagatggaagagCTAAAGAAGTacatagaaacaaaaaagaaaccaaatcaGTGCTCCACAAAGGGACGAAATAAGAACGTTCTTGTAACATTAGGTAGAAGTTGTCCTGTGTGTTATAAATCATTTGCCACAAAAGCCAACGTAAGGAGGCATTTTGATGAAGTTCATAGAGGATTAAGAAGGGATTCCATTACTCCTGATATAGCTACAAAACCTGGGCAACCTTTGTTCTTGGATACAGTTTCTGctaaaaaatcttttaagacCCGAAAACAAAAGTCGTCTTCAAAGGCTGAATACAATTTAACTGCGTGCAAATGCCTTCTGtgcaagagaaaatatagtTCACAAATAATGCTGAAAAGACACATGCAAATTGTTCACAAGATAACTCTTTCTGGAAAGAACtctaaaagagagaaaggaccCAACAATACTGCCAatggaacagaaataaaactaaaagtTGAACCAGCAGATTCTGTAGAACCTTCACCCCCTTCCATTGCTCTTTCTCCACAGAATGAATTAAAGGGAACAAATCactcaaatgagaaaaaaagcactctgtcagcacagaaaaataaagttaaacaGGACACAGAAAACCCTAAATCAACCTCTAAATCATCCACTAAGTCAACCTCTAAACCAACCTCTAAATCAACCAATGCATCTGCTGCAGGTGGCCAGCAAAAAACCAGGAAGCCAAAACTTTCAGCTGGCTTTGACTTCAAGCAACTTTACTGTAAACTCTGTAAACGCCAATTTACTTCAAAACAGAACTTGACAAAACACATCGAATTACACACAGATGGGAATAACATTTATGTTAAATACTACAGGTGTCCGCTCTGCTCTTACGAAACACGTCGGAAACGCGATGTGATAAGGCATATAACTGTAGTTCATAAAAAGTCACCGCGCTACCTTGGGAAAATAACTGCAAGTTTAGAAATTAGAGCAATAAAAAAGCCAATTGATCTTGTTCTAAATAAGGTGACAAAAAGAGGCCCTCAGAgggatgaaacaaaacagattggTTCAAAACAGGATGTCACTTCTAATTCGCCCAATAAAAAGTATGAAGGAGCTGATGTTGGCATTGAagtaaaagtaacaaaaaacttttctcttCATCGATGCAATAAATGTGGGAAAGCGTTTGCCAGAAAAGCTTTTCTAGAACATCATAAGAAAACCCATAAGGCGAATGTATCTCATTcacctgaagaaaataaaaccaaagggAGAAGTACAAGATCTAAAGCTGTTGTCTGGTGAGGAAAATGtagtgttttgtctttttttttctccaaacgAAACAAAAACACCTCCTTTCACATGCTGTTGTTGATACGTtgacaaaaagatatttttccatagATTTTATGGTTTAGTGGCTTAAATACCATGATATATGTCAAAGttgtttcttaattatttttttagtgtttagGAGAAGAGCTAATTTCTAAAGTTTTCATACAGGAAACTGGAATAGAATATAGATTAAGGTGTGCTAAGTTGACTCTTTAAGTTGTTTTTAAGGTATTTGTTGTAATCAAGCTAACATAAACACGTCTAAAATagtatgcttttaaattatCAATGCCTTTGTCTGGTTTGAATAACGTACCCGGTTAATGAACAGCTCTGTAACCTAGTTGAAGAAGTGCTAAAAATACCATGGTAAAAGCTGTTGACTGAAAATGTCTCTATGATGTACAGtaattatcttcttttttttaatatttcatgtgTATTAGGCAATACACGTGTTCTGTCCACAGAAGGACATAGAACAGTTTGTTTGAATGTAATTTGGACACTtaattgttttgatttaaaatcagtttgagTTAGGTCACTGTGaacatttaaaatcataaaatttaGGATTTGATTCTTTTAGTGCTCATTTATATAAGCACAAGTTCAGAGACTTCTGGtcgtttattttttaaagtgtttgagtctcagaaagattttttgttttaagcctAAATGTATGGAGAGGTCTGGCCAAGAATTTTCTGACCTTCTGCTTATATGGTACGCTGGGAATTGTTTTATACTTGAGAgttgtatttgtattttcttagtTTTCCAGTGCCTTTATATTAAAGATGGCCTGTTTTTTAAGAGgatctttcaaaaaaatgaaataatattttgtatttcagagtgATTGACTCATGCCTGAAGGTGTGGGGATTGTATAAAAAAAACTATAATGGAGAGACATTATTGACACCTATAAGAGGttttaatattcttatttaGAAATAGCCTTATAATGTATTTGgtggaaaaaaacccacaagtaTATGTGCCTTGTTCTATATTTTTACTCTGAAATGGGAGGTAATTtgatttcagttcagtttttgTAGTGTTAGCTAGGTTAAAGTGTAACCTGATCTGTTCATGGCTTCGTAACAAATCCTGGCTGAATGGGATGGAACTGGACCCTGAATTATTGTAATTTTAGGAGGAAGAGTGACTTTTGTATTTTGatgatgaattaaaaatttaaccatataaattatttatgttctgtaattttaaacagaattatatTGGTAAACACAAAGCATTAATTTATTCCCATTTCTCCTCAGATAGGTTCAAGTGATGTTCGGAAAGTTTGGAGTTCATTTGCATGAAAAAGACTTTAATGTGGTGTTGGAACCGCTAATATCTTGATAATGGTACTGTGAGGAGGAAATACTTTCATAA
This is a stretch of genomic DNA from Cygnus atratus isolate AKBS03 ecotype Queensland, Australia chromosome 1, CAtr_DNAZoo_HiC_assembly, whole genome shotgun sequence. It encodes these proteins:
- the ZNF800 gene encoding zinc finger protein 800 isoform X3, which encodes MPLRDKCCQTDHHHHGCCEPVHMLEPGDPPLLQQPLQTSKSGIQQIIECFRSGTKQLKHILLKDVDTIFECKLCRSLFRGLPNLITHKKFYCPPSLQMDDNLPDINDKQSQAINDLLEAIYPRVDKQEYIIKLEPIETNQNAVFQYVSRTDSPEENTESSSTPDQTPVQTQEPSTEQPKTVSAPAPVGETVELPPADPVTNKVITTPEEQPPAVTPELDSLDNSDFGHQLICCLCRKEFHSRRSVRRHIRKVHKKKMEELKKYIETKKKPNQCSTKGRNKNVLVTLGRSCPVCYKSFATKANVRRHFDEVHRGLRRDSITPDIATKPGQPLFLDTVSAKKSFKTRKQKSSSKAEYNLTACKCLLCKRKYSSQIMLKRHMQIVHKITLSGKNSKREKGPNNTANGTEIKLKVEPADSVEPSPPSIALSPQNELKGTNHSNEKKSTLSAQKNKVKQDTENPKSTSKSSTKSTSKPTSKSTNASAAGGQQKTRKPKLSAGFDFKQLYCKLCKRQFTSKQNLTKHIELHTDGNNIYVKYYRCPLCSYETRRKRDVIRHITVVHKKSPRYLGKITASLEIRAIKKPIDLVLNKVTKRGPQRDETKQIGSKQDVTSNSPNKKYEGADVGIEVKVTKNFSLHRCNKCGKAFARKAFLEHHKKTHKANVSHSPEENKTKGRSTRSKAVV
- the ZNF800 gene encoding zinc finger protein 800 isoform X1, whose product is MPLRDKCCQTDHHHHGCCEPVHMLEPGDPPLLQQPLQTSKSGIQQIIECFRSGTKQLKHILLKDVDTIFECKLCRSLFRGLPNLITHKKFYCPPSLQMDDNLPDINDKQSQAINDLLEAIYPRVDKQEYIIKLEPIETNQNAVFQYVSRTDSPEENTESSSTPDQTPVQTQEPSTEQPKTVSAPAPVGETVELPPADPVTNKVITTPEEQPPAVTPELDSLDNSDFGHQLICCLCRKEFHSRRSVRRHIRKVHKKKMEELKKYIETKKKPNQCSTKGRNKNVLVTLGRSCPVCYKSFATKANVRRHFDEVHRGLRRDSITPDIATKPGQPLFLDTVSAKKSFKTRKQKSSSKAEYNLTACKCLLCKRKYSSQIMLKRHMQIVHKITLSGKNSKREKGPNNTANGTEIKLKVEPADSVEPSPPSIALSPQNELKGTNHSNEKKSTLSAQKNKVKQDTENPKSTSKSSTKSTSKPTSKSTNASAAGGQQKTRKPKLSAGFDFKQLYCKLCKRQFTSKQNLTKHIELHTDGNNIYVKYYRCPLCSYETRRKRDVIRHITVVHKKSPRYLGKITASLEIRAIKKPIDLVLNKVTKRGPQRDETKQIGSKQDVTSNSPNKKYEGADVGIEVKVTKNFSLHRCNKCGKAFARKAFLEHHKKTHKANVSHSPEENKTKGRSTRSKAVVWFK
- the ZNF800 gene encoding zinc finger protein 800 isoform X2, coding for MPLRDKCCQTDHHHHGCCEPVHMLEPGDPPLLQQPLQTSKSGIQQIIECFRSGTKQLKHILLKDVDTIFECKLCRSLFRGLPNLITHKKFYCPPSLQMDDNLPDINDKQSQAINDLLEAIYPRVDKQEYIIKLEPIETNQNAVFQYVSRTDSPEENTESSSTPDQTPVQTQEPSTEQPKTVSAPAPVGETVELPPADPVTNKVITTPEEQPPAVTPELDSLDNSDFGHQLICCLCRKEFHSRRSVRRHIRKVHKKKMEELKKYIETKKKPNQCSTKGRNKNVLVTLGRSCPVCYKSFATKANVRRHFDEVHRGLRRDSITPDIATKPGQPLFLDTVSAKKSFKTRKQKSSSKAEYNLTACKCLLCKRKYSSQIMLKRHMQIVHKITLSGKNSKREKGPNNTANGTEIKLKVEPADSVEPSPPSIALSPQNELKGTNHSNEKKSTLSAQKNKVKQDTENPKSTSKSSTKSTSKPTSKSTNASAAGGQQKTRKPKLSAGFDFKQLYCKLCKRQFTSKQNLTKHIELHTDGNNIYVKYYRCPLCSYETRRKRDVIRHITVVHKKSPRYLGKITASLEIRAIKKPIDLVLNKVTKRGPQRDETKQIGSKQDVTSNSPNKKYEGADVGIEVKVTKNFSLHRCNKCGKAFARKAFLEHHKKTHKANVSHSPEENKTKGRSTRSKAVVW